Proteins encoded together in one Lysinibacillus sp. FSL K6-0232 window:
- the yeiL gene encoding transcriptional regulator YeiL encodes MHILTGKARSDYLKKYPIDDFFSFDIEPYLEVCQFAKGEWIFQEGSFPDTLYYMVEGKAKLYMTHKNGKVSLIDYLEAPLFMGEIELLNEARYTKGIQTVATTICYSIRQSCKEKLLADALFLRRLCLFLGEKATNMTAKYTQNQAYPLENRLAAFIQLSAEQGIYKEKHTEICEYLGVSYRHLLYVLAQFCEERILEKRKAGYYIIDEKRLSQLAQDIQ; translated from the coding sequence ATGCATATTTTAACAGGGAAGGCGCGTAGTGATTATTTAAAAAAGTATCCCATTGATGATTTTTTTTCATTTGATATTGAGCCATACCTTGAGGTTTGCCAATTTGCTAAAGGGGAATGGATTTTTCAGGAAGGCTCTTTTCCAGATACATTGTATTATATGGTTGAGGGCAAGGCAAAGCTGTATATGACGCATAAAAATGGCAAGGTTTCATTGATTGATTATTTAGAGGCACCTCTTTTTATGGGGGAAATCGAGCTGTTGAATGAGGCGAGGTACACAAAGGGCATTCAAACGGTCGCAACAACCATTTGTTACTCTATTCGTCAGTCATGTAAGGAAAAGTTACTTGCAGATGCTTTATTTTTACGTAGACTTTGTTTATTTTTAGGGGAAAAAGCAACGAATATGACGGCTAAATATACACAAAATCAAGCCTATCCACTTGAAAATCGTTTAGCTGCCTTTATTCAATTATCTGCCGAGCAAGGCATCTATAAAGAAAAGCATACGGAAATCTGTGAATATTTAGGTGTTTCCTACCGTCATTTATTATATGTATTAGCGCAGTTTTGCGAAGAAAGAATATTGGAAAAACGAAAAGCGGGTTACTATATTATTGACGAAAAGCGTTTATCCCAGCTAGCGCAGGATATTCAGTAG
- a CDS encoding MFS transporter, producing MNHQRWLSQSFFTFFMTWGIFLPYWTGWLVDAKQLTVSQASVVMGCGLLARAISNLLLFPMLAKYVHNKRLITILAIGSLLTALLYIPSTGFIALLIVTILFSTFYPALLPAVESSAATLVQHSNIHYGKSRSYGSLGFVIAVLIISMLTGAFGKNAIFWSMIIGLAGMLLMQQLATPKELLTVPTKEQRAKSLSMKTLWQIKGFPLVLLIVILLQGAHASYYSYGYIYLEDLQVDPFYMGMIINIAVICEILYFMKADTILTKWRSSSLLLLAASGSSLRWLLIFMFPNVWVFIASQTLHALSFALAHFAFIRYLTQTLPKEQIPNAQGLYSALAMGLSTAILTFLGGYLYEFSPGLSFAAMLICTVPAIAILLITRQKYQY from the coding sequence ATGAATCATCAACGATGGCTTTCTCAAAGTTTCTTTACCTTTTTTATGACATGGGGCATTTTCCTTCCCTATTGGACAGGCTGGCTTGTGGACGCTAAACAGTTAACAGTTTCTCAAGCAAGTGTTGTTATGGGCTGTGGCTTATTGGCACGTGCCATCTCGAATCTATTGCTCTTTCCTATGCTTGCAAAATATGTACATAATAAGCGTCTAATTACGATTTTAGCAATAGGCTCGCTACTAACGGCATTGCTTTATATCCCAAGCACTGGCTTTATCGCCTTATTAATCGTGACGATTTTATTTAGCACATTTTATCCAGCATTATTACCCGCTGTTGAAAGCAGTGCTGCAACGCTTGTCCAGCATAGCAATATTCACTATGGTAAGAGCCGCTCCTATGGCTCACTTGGCTTTGTTATCGCTGTATTAATTATTAGCATGCTAACAGGTGCTTTTGGTAAAAATGCGATTTTTTGGAGCATGATTATTGGGCTAGCTGGTATGCTGTTAATGCAGCAATTGGCAACACCAAAGGAATTACTCACTGTGCCGACAAAGGAGCAGCGTGCTAAATCACTATCCATGAAAACATTATGGCAAATAAAAGGCTTCCCGCTTGTGCTATTGATTGTTATTTTATTGCAGGGAGCACATGCCTCTTACTATAGCTACGGTTATATTTATTTAGAGGATTTACAGGTAGACCCCTTCTATATGGGCATGATTATTAATATCGCTGTTATTTGTGAAATTCTGTACTTTATGAAGGCTGATACAATATTGACAAAATGGCGCTCCTCATCTTTATTACTGCTGGCAGCGAGTGGCTCTTCCCTACGCTGGCTACTAATATTTATGTTTCCAAATGTTTGGGTTTTTATTGCTTCTCAAACATTGCACGCACTATCCTTTGCTCTTGCACACTTTGCCTTTATTCGCTATTTAACGCAAACCTTACCAAAGGAGCAAATTCCAAATGCACAGGGGCTTTACTCGGCATTAGCAATGGGCTTAAGCACAGCCATCTTAACATTTTTAGGCGGCTATTTATATGAATTTTCCCCAGGTCTATCCTTTGCTGCCATGCTGATTTGTACTGTGCCAGCGATCGCCATTTTGCTGATAACACGTCAGAAATACCAATATTAA